In the Gossypium raimondii isolate GPD5lz chromosome 9, ASM2569854v1, whole genome shotgun sequence genome, one interval contains:
- the LOC105797928 gene encoding NAC transcription factor ONAC010 encodes MEVEPKRELCDTNQTPEKIPPLSLHHASSSDALGIVEAPENEEPIVNGTNNKDKVDDDGYLDSFPPGYRFCPLDEELVLYYLKKKVLNLPLPQNRIVEVNLYQYNPERLAELYKQYGEKEWYFFTPRDKKYRNGTRPNRAAVGGYWKATGADREVRFKDRIVGYRKALVFYKGRPPKGDKTSWIMHEYRVNDPPPLCSKKEGYTDMRLDDYVLCRIYKKVDKSGRTQTKTEDGLALTQKQERDEMMGSEDTMNYLSTMGMGMGMGGNFMNQAFPEFQYIFNDQFPSSFPTKYLNDRLEQEDVWSFDFPPQLDVSVEALINVDNVFSPDTANKNSTNSEMNTRD; translated from the exons ATGGAAGTTGAACCTAAACGTGAGCTTTGTGATACCAACCAAACACCTGAAAAGATCCCACCACTGTCTCTTCACCATGCATCCTCCAGCGACGCCCTCGGCATTGTTGAGGCACCCGAGAACGAGGAACCGATTGTAAACGGTACCAACAACAAAGACAAGGTTGATGATGATGGCTATCTTGATTCATTCCCTCCGGGATATCGGTTTTGTCCGCTCGATGAAGAGCTTGTGCTTTATTATTTGAAGAAAAAGGTCTTGAATTTACCTTTGCCTCAGAATAGGATCGTGGAAGTTAATTTGTATCAATATAATCCTGAAAGACTTGCAG AACTATATAAGCAATATGGAGAAAAAGAGTGGTATTTCTTTACCCCTAGAGATAAGAAGTACCGAAATGGAACCCGACCTAATCGGGCAGCCGTGGGTGGGTACTGGAAGGCTACCGGTGCTGATCGAGAAGTTCGATTTAAAGATCGTATTGTGGGATATAGGAAGGCATTGGTTTTTTACAAAGGAAGACCTCCTAAAGGTGATAAAACTAGTTGGATTATGCATGAATATAGAGTGAACGATCCTCCTCCCTTGTGCAGCAAGAAAGAGGGTTACACTGACATGAGG CTAGATGATTATGTTCTATGTAGGATTTACAAAAAAGTTGATAAATCTGGGAGAACGCAAACCAAAACTGAAGATGGATTGGCATTGactcaaaaacaagaaagagATGAGATGATGGGTTCGGAGGACACGATGAATTATTTAAGCACAATGGGAATGGGAATGGGGATGGGTGGTAATTTCATGAATCAAGCATTTCCTGAATTTCAATACATTTTTAATGATCAATTTCCATCGTCTTTTCCTACCAAATATCTAAACGATAGATTGGAACAAGAAGACGTTTGGAGTTTCGATTTTCCCCCACAACTAGACGTTAGTGTTGAAGCTTTGATAAATGTGGATAATGTTTTCTCACCCGACACTGCAAACAAAAATTCCACCAACTCAGAAATGAATACAAGAGATTGA